In Festucalex cinctus isolate MCC-2025b chromosome 9, RoL_Fcin_1.0, whole genome shotgun sequence, the DNA window gtatattctgGCGAATTCAGTACAATATAGATGCGTGACAAATTCCCACAAAGTACATGTTAGGCAAGTGATGGGAAGTGTTAATTGTGCGCTAGTCATATTTGACTCTTGAAAAAATATAGAGCAGCTCACCCTTAGGCTTGCGGGCGTCACAGCAATTTGCTATTTTTAAACAacgaaaaaacttttttgttctGATTTTCCACAACAGTGGGTTGAAACCAACAACAGTAAGATGTGAGCACCAGGGTGACAACAGTTGCGAACCATCGTtctaaaatgaactaaaaatttgtgttttgtgtgtgttttcagtaaAAACGAAAAATGTAAGTTTTGCCTTACCTCCCCCGAAGTGTTTCTCCTGTCAGGGAGCACGAGAGTGTTGGCGTGGCTGCCCGGGACGATGGTGGACCCGATACTCATCCTGGGTCCAACTAACATGTAGCGTTTGTCTCCCGATCTGTACTGGATGCTGTGACACAGCGTGCCATCATAATTAGCGTCTTGTAGATATTTGGAAGTGTACTCTGTGGATTTGGAGCACTGCATGGCGATCAGCACGATGATGCTGATGACAAAAAGCAGCGAGACGGAGCCCAAAGTGATGATGAGATAAAAAGTCACATTGTCCTCCTCATTGTCCACTTTTGCTGCACTTTTGACATCGGAAGCTGCAAAAGCCTCTTTGGGCTCCACAAGTTTGACAGTCACAGTAGCTGTTGCCGAGAGCGAAACGTTGCCGTTGTCTTTGACCAGTATGAGCAGTCCATGCTCAGCCTCGTCTGTCTCCGTCAAGGAGCGAAGTGTTCGGATCTGGCCCGTATAGCGGTCCAAAGAAAACAGACTGTGGTCGGTGACTTGCTGCAGAGAAAACAGCAACCAGCCGTTATATCCGATATCGGCGTCATAGGCTCGGACTTTAGTCACCAAGTCTCCTGCTTTCATATTGCGGGGAATCTCCTCCACGCCTTCAGCCGAACCGTTGGAGCTGACTGGATACAGGATGACTGGAGCGTTGTCGTTCTGATCCAGAATGAACACGTTCACCGTCAcgttgctgctcagtggaggacTTCCGCCGTCGGTGGCCACCACTTGGAACTGGAAACTTTTCAGCGTCTCAAAGTCAAAACTTTTTAGTGCTGATATTTCACCATTCTCGGGGTTGATGTTtaaaaaagttgacattttaaCTTGGCTTCCTTCTCCTCTGTTAATGTGATACGTCAGAGCTGCATTTTCATTCAAGTCTTTATCAAATGCAGTGACAGAAAAAATGGACTTCCCTGGCACATTATTTTCCAGCAAATAAAGTTGGATTGGATTGTGCAAGAAGGTTGGAATATTATCATTAACGTCTGACACATCCACATGGAGAATTTTAAAAGTGGACAAAGGAGGTCGACCACAGTCTGTAGCTGTGATTGTGATGTCATAATCCGCCACTAATTCTCGATCCAGTCTGTCTTTCAGAACCAGCGAGTACATGTTATCTTGAAATGAAGGTTTTAACTCGAATGGGACATTTTGTGAAAGACTACATATGACTTTGCCATTCAATCCGACGTCTTTGTCGGTGATGCTTATAAGAGAAACGACAGTCCCAGGTTTGGAGTCTTCTGGTACCGTTTTTGAAAGAGATGTCACGTCTATTTCAGGTTGGTTATCATTTTCATCAACTACTTTTATGACCACCCTGCAATAGGTGCTCATTGGAGGATGTCCTTTGTCTGTCGCATGGACGTCCAATTTGTAAACATCAACTTTCTCAAAATCAATTTGGCCCTTTACTCTTACTTCACCAGTGATTTTATCCAAACTGAACATTTCATAGATTTTTGAATCAAGTTGTCCTCCAAAATAATATTCAATTTCACTGTTTAATCCCTCATCCAGATCTGTTGCTTCCACCTGAATAATGCTTGTGTCAGGTTTCACATTTTCAGATAAAGTTAGAGAATAGAGGTTTTGTGTAAATCTTGGCTGGTTATCATTTGAATCAAGCACTTTAACCGTAATGTTAAGACTTCCCGATCTTGGTGGATTTCCACCGTCGACTGCAGTCAGAACAAGTCTGTGCTCAGAGTGTTTTTCTCGGTCTAAAGACTTTTGTAAAACCAAAAATGGCACCTTGTCTTCATCTATTTCACTAATTTGTGCActaaaatattcatttgcatttaatttatacGCACGCACCGTATTAGTGACAACATCTGGGTCATATGCATTTGGTAACTGAAAGCTTCTGCCTGGAAGAGTGGACTCATATATTTCAAATTTCTTCTCTACCTCTTGAAAAGTGGGTGAATTGTCATTAATGTCTATAATTTCTACACCAACATGATGAATTTCCATCGGATTCTCAGCGACTAATTTCAGATTAACTAAACATGGTGAAATGCCCTCACATATCTCCTCTCTGTTGATGCTTTTACGCACAAAGAGGACGCCATTGTTCACATTTACCTCAAACTGAGGCCCCTCATTGCCCGAAACAATCCGAAAACGTCTCTCCACCAACGTGCTGATGTCCAATCCCAGATCCTTGGCGACGTTCCCCACCACGGTTCCCACTTTGACTTCCTCTGCGATGGAATATTTGATCTGTGCTGCGATCTGCTCCAGACAAACCAACATGATGCAGAGAAACAGACCTCGCCTTTGTCCTCCTGCTCCCATCCTCTCAGCTTGGATTGGAGCTTTGAAATCCAAATTCCACCAAAAACTTAACCcaccaaaatgacaaaataatttatcataaaGTATAACTAAAAATACAAGACAATGTAGGACTGAAACGACTGCAACATCCGCCTCTGTTGAAGGTACCGTCTCCTCTGATGACTTGAACAAAACGATTCCAGAAGGGGCAGGACGCCTCATGCTCAACACTGTATACTGATCAGAagctgccacctagtggttataTTTCATTATGTGCATGAATACTATAAACATGAATGTAAGCATGATTCTGACTTGCTGTCAAATAGTTTTTGAAGTTCTCGTCCTGCTGAACACTGCATTTCTTTATATACAAAAtgtagcatccatccatccatccatcttcttccgcttatccggggtcgggtcgcgggggcagcagcttcaggagggaaacccagacttccctctccccagccacttcaaccagctcctccggtgggatcccaaggcgttcccaggccagccgagagacatagtctctccagcgtgtcctgggtcgtccccggggcctcccaccggtgggacatgcccggaacacctccccagggaggcgtccaggaggcatccgaaccagatgcccgagccacctcagctggctcctctcaacgcggaggagcagcggctcgactctgagtccctcccggatgaccgagcttctcaccctatctctaagggagagcccggacaccctgcggaggaaactcatttcggccgcttgtatccgggatctcgttctttcggtcacgacccacagctcgtgaccataggtgagggttggaacgtagatcgaccggtaaatcgagagctttgccttttggctcagctctttcttcaccacgacggaccgatacagagtccgcatcactgcagacgctgcaccgatccgcctgtcgatctcccgctccatcctaccctcactcgtgaacaagaccccaagatacttgaactcctccacttggggcaggatctcatccccgacctgaagtcgacactccacccttttccgactgaggaccatggtctcggatttggaggtgctgatcctcatcccagccgcttcacactcggctgcgaaccgctccagtgagagctgaaggtcccggcctgatgaagccaacagcaccacatcatctgcaaagagcagagatgcaatgctgaggccaccaaaccggaacccctccactcctcggctgcgcctagaaattctgtccataaaagttatgaacagaatcggtgacaaagggcaaccttggcggagtccaaccctcaccggaaacgaatccgacttactgccggcaatgcggaccaaactctggcaacggtcgtacagggaccgaacagcccgtaacaaggggcccggcaccccgtactcccgaagcaccccccacagaactccccgagggacacggtcgaacgccttctccagatccacaaaacacatgtggactggttgagcgaactcccacgcaccctcgaggatcctgcggagggtgtagagctggtccactgttccacggccaggacgaaaaccacactgctcctcctggatccgagattcgacctcccgacggaccctcctctccagcacccctgaatagaccttaccagggaggctgaggagtgtgatccctctgtagttggaacacaccctccggtcccccttcttaaaaagggggaccaccaccccggtctgccaatccagaggcactgtccccgatgtccacgcgatgttgtagaggcgtgtcaaccacgacagccccacaacatccagagtctttaggaactccgggcggatctcatccacccccggggccctgccaccgaggagctttccaaccacctcagtgacttcgaccccagagataggagagcccaccccagagtccccagactctgcttcctcaaaaggagacgtgttggtggaattgaggaggtcttcgaagtattccccccaccgcttcacgacgtcccgagtcgaggtcagcagcaccccatcgccactatacacagtgttaatggtgcactgctttcctctcctgagacgccggatggtggaccagaatttcctcgaagccgtccggaagtcgttttccatggcctcaccgaactcctcccatgtccgagtttttgcctcagcaaccgccgaagccgcgttccgcttggccatccggtacctgtcagctgcctccggagtccgacaggccaaaaaggcccgataggactccttcttcagcttgacggcatcccttaccgctggtgtccaccagcgggttcgaagattgccgccgcgacaggcaccgaccaccttacggccacagctccgatcggccgcctcaacaatggaggcgcggaacatggtccattcggactcaatgtcccccacctcccccgagacaagggagaagctctgccggaggtgggcattgaaactctttctgacaggggattccgccagacgttcccagcaaaccctcacaatacgtttgggtctgccaggtcggaccggcatcttcccccaccatcggagccaacacaccaccaggtggtgatcagttgacagctccgcccctctcttcacccgagtgtccaaaacatgcggccgcaaatccgatgacacgactacaaagtcgatcatcgaactgcggcctagggtgtcctggtgccaagtgcacatatggacacccttatgcttgaacatggtgttcgttatggacaaaccgtgacgagcacagaagtccaataacagaacaccgctcgggttccgatcaggggggccgttcctcccaatcacgcccctccaggtctcactgtcattccccacgtgagcgttgaagtcccccagcaggacgagggagtccccagagggagcgctctccagcacaccctccacggactccaagaagggtgggtactctgagctgctgtttggtgcatatgcacaaacaacagtcaggacccgtccccccacccgaaggcggagggaggctaccctctcgtccaccggggtaaaccccaacgtacaggcgccgagccggggggcaataagtatgcccacacctgctctgcgcctcacaccgtgggcaactccagagtggaagagagtccaacccctctcaagaggactggtaccagagcccaagccgtgtgtggaggcgagtccgactatgtctagtcggaacttctcggcctcgcacaccagctcgggctccttccctgccagagaggtgacattccatgtcccaagagccagtttctgtagccgggggtcggtccgccaaggtctcctcccttggccgccacccagcccacactgcacccgacccctttggcccctcccaccggtggtgagcccgtgggaagggggacccacgttgcctcttcgggctgtgcccggccgggccccatgggtgcaggcccggccaccaggcgctcgccagcgagccccgcctccaggcctggctccagaggggggccccggtgacccgcgtccgggcgagggaaacgcgtctccaaaattttttctcatcataggggtcttctgagccgttcttagtctggcccctcacctaggacctgtttgccatgggtgaccctgccaggggcataaagccccagacaacatagctcctaggatcattgcgacacgcaaacccctccaccacgttaaggtgccggctcacggaggggaaaATGTAGCATAAATGACACAATATGTCAAGGTTTGTATAATGTAGttaatttcacaaatatattcCGGTTGCCATGTCAGAAATATATTCCTCCACAACATCCCTATTAAACCATCCACGAGTCTTTTATCTCACG includes these proteins:
- the LOC144025391 gene encoding protocadherin alpha-8-like isoform X19; amino-acid sequence: MGAGGQRRGLFLCIMLVCLEQIAAQIKYSIAEEVKVGTVVGNVAKDLGLDISTLVERRFRIVSGNEGPQFEVNVNNGVLFVRKSINREEICEGISPCLVNLKLVAENPMEIHHVGVEIIDINDNSPTFQEVEKKFEIYESTLPGRSFQLPNAYDPDVVTNTVRAYKLNANEYFSAQISEIDEDKVPFLVLQKSLDREKHSEHRLVLTAVDGGNPPRSGSLNITVKVLDSNDNQPRFTQNLYSLTLSENVKPDTSIIQVEATDLDEGLNSEIEYYFGGQLDSKIYEMFSLDKITGEVRVKGQIDFEKVDVYKLDVHATDKGHPPMSTYCRVVIKVVDENDNQPEIDVTSLSKTVPEDSKPGTVVSLISITDKDVGLNGKVICSLSQNVPFELKPSFQDNMYSLVLKDRLDRELVADYDITITATDCGRPPLSTFKILHVDVSDVNDNIPTFLHNPIQLYLLENNVPGKSIFSVTAFDKDLNENAALTYHINRGEGSQVKMSTFLNINPENGEISALKSFDFETLKSFQFQVVATDGGSPPLSSNVTVNVFILDQNDNAPVILYPVSSNGSAEGVEEIPRNMKAGDLVTKVRAYDADIGYNGWLLFSLQQVTDHSLFSLDRYTGQIRTLRSLTETDEAEHGLLILVKDNGNVSLSATATVTVKLVEPKEAFAASDVKSAAKVDNEEDNVTFYLIITLGSVSLLFVISIIVLIAMQCSKSTEYTSKYLQDANYDGTLCHSIQYRSGDKRYMLVGPRMSIGSTIVPGSHANTLVLPDRRNTSGEPKMPNSDWRYSASLRAGGVMQSSVHMEESSVMQGAQGVLVQNWPTASSAADAEGGEVSPPMGAGVDSNSWHFRYGPGGPGAPPQHLKAGDVPPEAFIIPGSPAIISIRQNQGGDDDKSDFITFGKKEEAKKKKKKKKDKKDKKDKGKDDDE